The following proteins are co-located in the Gorilla gorilla gorilla isolate KB3781 chromosome 18, NHGRI_mGorGor1-v2.1_pri, whole genome shotgun sequence genome:
- the COX4I1 gene encoding cytochrome c oxidase subunit 4 isoform 1, mitochondrial: protein MLATRVFSLVGKRAISTSVCVRAHESVVKSEDFSLPAYMDRRDYPLPEVAHVKHLSASQKALKEKEKASWSSLSMDEKVELYRIKFKESFAEMNRGSNEWKTVVGGAMFFIGFTALVIMWQKHYVYGPLPQSFDKEWVAKQTKRMLDMKVNPIQGLASKWDYEKNEWKK, encoded by the exons ATGTTGGCTACCAGGGTATTTAGCCTAGTTGGCAAGCGAGCCATTTCCACCTCTGTGTGTGTACGAGCTCATG AAAGTGTTGTGAAGAGCGAAGACTTTTCGCTCCCAGCTTATATGGATCGGCGTGACTACCCCTTGCCCGAGGTGGCCCATGTCAAGCACCTGTCTGCCAGCCAGAAGGCcttgaaggagaaggagaaggcctCCTGGAGCAGCCTCTCCATGGATGAGAAAGTCGAGT TGTATCGCATTAAGTTCAAGGAGAGCTTTGCTGAGATGAACAGGGGCTCGAACGAGTGGAAGACGGTTGTGGGCGGTGCCATGTTCTTCATCGGTTTCACCGCGCTCGTTATCATGTGGCAGAAGCACTATG TGTACGGCCCCCTCCCGCAAAGCTTTGACAAAGAGTGGGTGGCCAAGCAGACCAAGAGGATGCTGGACATGAAGGTGAACCCCATCCAGGGCTTAGCCTCCAAGTGGGACTACGAAAAGAACGAGTGGAAGAAGTGA